In the genome of Deltaproteobacteria bacterium, the window GCGACTTTGGGTTTTTCTGATAATGCAGCCCCCGCAAAACACCTTTTACAGATTTTACATAATTATCCTGAATAAAATATTCCGCTATTCCAACACAGACAAAATCTGAATGCTTGTATGCCTCTGAAAAGGCGCCCCTTTCATCTGCAAATACCTTTGGCTCAATGAGAATAATATCTGAAATTGAAAGTCTTTTAAAATTAAACGGCATCCACTACCTCAATATATTCAAGAGATACTGCCCATACCCATTGTTCTTGAAATTCTCTGCAAGAACTAGTAACTGCCCTTTATCTATATAGCCCAGTCTGTAGGCAATCTCCTCTATGCACGCTATCTTTAGACCCTGCCTTTTCTCAATCGTTGCTATAAACTCCCCTGCCTCCAGAAGATTTTCATATGTGCCTGTATCAAGCCACGCATATCCCCTTCCAAGAAGTTCAATCTTGAGTTTACCCATCTTTAAGTACTCATTATTTACATCTGTTATCTCAAGTTCACCCCTCCATGAGGGCTTTATATTCATGGCAATCTCTATAACATCATTATCATAAAAATACAGACCTGTTACTGCATAGTTTGACTTTGGATTTTTAGGTTTTTCTTCTATGGACAAAACATTTCCATTAGTATCAAACTCAACCACCCCATATCGTTCAGGTTCTTTCACATAATACCCGAATACCGCAGAGCCTCCATTCGTTTCAACATGATATTTGGCCTTTTTAAAAAGGTCTACAAGCCCGTGCCCATAAAAGATATTATCGCCAAGCACAAGGCAAACACTATCTTTACCAATAAATTCCTTACCAATGACAAACGCCTCAGCAAGTCCATTTGGATGGGGCTGTTCATTATAATAAAGATTTATACCTAATGGGCTTCCGTCACCAAGTATTTCTTTAAACCGCGGCAAATCTTGAGGTGTGGAAATTATGAGGATGTCCCTTATCCCTGCGAGCATGAGGGCTGACAAGGGATAATATATCATTGGCTTATCGTAGATTGGGAGCAACTGCTTGCAAACAGCCCTTGTTATTGGATAAAGGCGGGTTCCGCTGCCGCCTGCTAATATTATTCCCTTCATCAATGTAAACCAATCTGAGTTAATCTGTCGTTTAGTGTATCAAGCCCTTTCTTAATCTCCAGTAAGATTGGATTTATCTCGTATTCCATAATATCAGCAACTGTTATCCAGTCTTTTCCTTCAAATGCAGAAAGCATCTCATTGAATACACCTTTAGTTTTATCCAGATTAGAGAATATTTCTTTTGAAATACTATATCCGCTGGTACTGAGATAACCTATGCCAATGTTCAGTTCATTGATAAGGTCCAGTAAAGATTTTATATTTTCTATCCCCTGTGATAAGGAATTAAACACCTCTTTGCCTTGCTCAATCCTTAAAAGATTACTGCAGTCTTTAAGTCTTTCACATATCTCATCAATCATTCCTATTGTATCACCCACACCTTTTT includes:
- the rfbA gene encoding glucose-1-phosphate thymidylyltransferase RfbA codes for the protein MKGIILAGGSGTRLYPITRAVCKQLLPIYDKPMIYYPLSALMLAGIRDILIISTPQDLPRFKEILGDGSPLGINLYYNEQPHPNGLAEAFVIGKEFIGKDSVCLVLGDNIFYGHGLVDLFKKAKYHVETNGGSAVFGYYVKEPERYGVVEFDTNGNVLSIEEKPKNPKSNYAVTGLYFYDNDVIEIAMNIKPSWRGELEITDVNNEYLKMGKLKIELLGRGYAWLDTGTYENLLEAGEFIATIEKRQGLKIACIEEIAYRLGYIDKGQLLVLAENFKNNGYGQYLLNILR